The Eleutherodactylus coqui strain aEleCoq1 chromosome 13, aEleCoq1.hap1, whole genome shotgun sequence genome includes a window with the following:
- the LOC136587701 gene encoding heat shock protein 30C-like, giving the protein MFPVRLLQPSYSPLCVCREAALSPWSGTRLMVDLLEDDMMHMMKSLERRMNCVNQLLARDMEQRDHLNRSSVDSDRNTSTTDKEGKENFDLTLEVRGFTPEELTVKTEGRRLIVSGKHDKKKTSENGGYFHEYREWRREAELPQDVNPEDILCSLSKDGQLRFQAPRLALPAAEERPISISVTQSPEDGQ; this is encoded by the coding sequence ATGTTTCCTGTGAGACTCCTGCAGccatcatacagccctctgtgtgTCTGCAGGGAGGCCGCCCTCAGTCCCTGGTCAGGTACACGACTCATGGTTGACCTGCTGGAAGATGACATGATGCACATGATGAAGAGCCTGGAGAGAAGAATGAACTGTGTCAACCAGCTTCTGGCCCGGGACATGGAGCAGAGAGACCATCTGAACAGGAGTTCTGTGGACTCTGACAGAAACACTTCCACCACAGACAAAGAGGGGAAGGAGAACTTTGATCTCACCCTGGAAGTCAGAGGCTTTACTCCTGAGGAGCTAACAGTGAAAACAGAAGGCAGGAGACTCATTGTCTCCGGAAAACATGACAAGAAGAAGACTTCAGAGAATGGCGGCTATTTCCACGAGTATAGAGAGTGGAGAAGAGAAGCTGAGCTTCCGCAGGACGTCAACCCTGAGGACATCCTGTGCTCCCTGTCCAAGGATGGCCAGCTCCGCTTTCAGGCTCCCAGACTGGCGCTGCCCGCTGCTGAAGAAAGGCCTATTTCTATCAGTGTTACCCAAAGCCCAGAAGATGGACAATAA